In a single window of the bacterium genome:
- a CDS encoding aconitate hydratase, whose translation MADNLTHKILKEHLVDGELKVGTEIGIRIDQTLTQDATGTMAYLQFEALGLDRVKTQISVSYVDHNMLQAGFENADDHRYLQSVAANYGIFFSKPGNGICHQVHLERFGKPGLTLLGSDSHTPTNGALAMIAMGAGGLDVAVAMGGGAFYLPCPKVVGVHLTGKLQPWVSGKDVILEVLRILTVKGGVGNVIEYHGEGVKSLTLTQRSTITNMGAELGATCSIFPSDENTKEYLVAQGREKDWKALSADPGATYDKVIEIDLNKLEPLIAQPHSPDNVVPVRQVAGTKVQQVCIGSCTNSSLYDLEITAAILDGKQVFPELDLTVTPGSKQVYTMVATSGALAKVIQSGARILESACGPCIGMGQAPSSGAKSVRSFNRNFEGRSGTKDSYVYLASPETCAATALKGVITDPRDLGPQPKLNLPPKFYIDDRGVLAPAKNGDRPEILRGPNIKALPLRTAITDKIGGKALLKLGDNITTDHIMPAGAKVLPLRSNIPAISEFVFFQVDKDFAKRAKESGTFTIIGGENYGQGSSREHAALAPMYLGMQFIIAKSFARIHKTNLVNFGILPMTFVNAADYDKIKQEDVLEITGVRTALTAGNRLTVKNATQGYTFEAQFDLSPRQIDILLAGGQLNYTKAAAK comes from the coding sequence GTGGCTGATAATCTTACCCATAAAATCTTAAAAGAACACCTCGTTGATGGTGAACTCAAAGTCGGTACCGAAATCGGTATTCGCATCGACCAAACTCTCACACAGGATGCCACCGGCACGATGGCCTACCTGCAATTCGAAGCGTTGGGACTCGATCGCGTCAAGACGCAAATCTCAGTCTCCTACGTCGATCACAATATGCTTCAGGCCGGTTTCGAAAATGCCGATGACCACCGCTATCTGCAGTCGGTCGCGGCCAACTACGGCATTTTCTTCTCCAAACCCGGCAACGGAATTTGTCATCAGGTTCACCTCGAACGCTTCGGCAAACCGGGTCTGACCCTGCTCGGTTCCGACTCGCACACTCCGACCAACGGCGCACTCGCCATGATCGCCATGGGCGCCGGCGGCTTGGATGTCGCGGTCGCCATGGGCGGCGGCGCATTCTATCTGCCTTGCCCGAAGGTTGTCGGCGTTCATTTGACTGGAAAGCTTCAGCCCTGGGTGTCGGGCAAGGACGTCATTCTTGAAGTGCTTCGCATCCTCACCGTTAAAGGCGGTGTCGGCAACGTGATCGAGTATCACGGCGAAGGCGTCAAATCGCTCACTCTGACTCAGCGTTCGACCATCACCAACATGGGCGCCGAACTTGGCGCGACCTGTTCGATTTTCCCTTCCGACGAAAACACCAAAGAATATCTCGTCGCGCAGGGCCGCGAAAAAGATTGGAAAGCCCTTTCAGCCGACCCGGGTGCGACCTATGACAAGGTGATCGAAATCGATCTCAACAAGCTCGAACCGTTGATTGCCCAACCGCATTCGCCCGACAACGTTGTTCCGGTTCGCCAAGTCGCCGGCACCAAAGTCCAGCAGGTTTGCATCGGCTCTTGCACCAACTCGTCGCTGTATGATCTGGAAATCACCGCCGCCATCCTTGACGGCAAGCAGGTCTTCCCGGAACTCGACCTCACTGTCACACCCGGCTCCAAGCAAGTCTACACGATGGTCGCCACTTCCGGCGCGCTCGCCAAAGTCATCCAATCCGGTGCGCGCATCCTCGAATCCGCCTGCGGTCCCTGCATCGGCATGGGTCAAGCTCCATCATCCGGCGCCAAGTCGGTCCGTTCTTTCAATCGCAATTTCGAAGGCCGCTCCGGTACCAAGGATTCCTATGTCTATCTCGCTTCGCCGGAAACCTGCGCCGCTACCGCGCTCAAGGGTGTCATCACCGATCCGCGCGATCTTGGTCCCCAGCCGAAGTTGAATCTGCCGCCGAAGTTCTATATCGACGACCGCGGCGTTCTGGCTCCAGCGAAAAACGGCGACCGTCCCGAAATTCTGCGCGGACCCAATATCAAAGCGTTGCCGCTGCGCACTGCCATCACCGACAAGATCGGCGGCAAGGCCCTGCTCAAGCTCGGTGACAACATAACTACCGATCACATCATGCCTGCCGGCGCCAAGGTTCTCCCCCTGCGCTCGAATATCCCGGCGATCTCGGAGTTTGTATTCTTCCAGGTCGACAAGGATTTCGCCAAGCGCGCCAAGGAATCCGGCACCTTCACGATTATCGGCGGCGAAAACTACGGGCAGGGTTCATCGCGTGAACACGCCGCGCTGGCACCGATGTATCTCGGCATGCAGTTCATCATCGCCAAGAGTTTTGCGCGCATTCACAAAACGAATCTCGTCAATTTCGGTATCCTGCCGATGACCTTCGTCAATGCAGCCGACTATGACAAGATCAAGCAAGAGGACGTCCTTGAAATCACCGGTGTCCGCACGGCTCTCACAGCCGGCAATCGCTTGACCGTCAAGAATGCCACGCAGGGCTACACCTTCGAGGCCCAGTTCGACTTGTCACCGCGCCAGATAGACATCCTTCTCGCCGGTGGCCAACTGAACTACACCAAGGCCGCCGCGAAGTAG
- a CDS encoding DUF4287 domain-containing protein, whose amino-acid sequence MADKVDAATATMIKNLEEKTGKTLAEWVKIAKAMGDVKHGQIVKELKEKHELGHGYANLVAHSAAGLVGENAVDKDDLVAAQYAGEKAGLLPIYEQLVKAVSAFGADVEISPKKTYVSLRRSKQFGLIQPTTKSRIDIGINLKGTEPGGKLEASGSFNSMVSHRVRVESAGDVTKELIGWLKKAYEAA is encoded by the coding sequence ATGGCAGACAAAGTTGACGCCGCAACGGCGACAATGATTAAGAACCTCGAAGAGAAAACCGGTAAGACTCTCGCCGAATGGGTCAAAATCGCCAAAGCAATGGGCGATGTCAAACATGGCCAGATCGTCAAGGAACTCAAAGAAAAACATGAACTCGGACACGGCTACGCCAACCTCGTCGCTCACTCAGCAGCCGGGCTTGTCGGTGAAAATGCAGTCGACAAAGATGACCTAGTTGCCGCACAATACGCAGGCGAAAAAGCCGGACTTCTCCCGATCTATGAACAACTCGTGAAAGCGGTATCAGCCTTTGGTGCAGATGTCGAAATCTCGCCGAAGAAAACCTATGTTTCCCTCCGTCGCTCCAAGCAATTTGGACTGATTCAGCCGACGACAAAATCGCGCATCGACATCGGCATCAACCTCAAAGGCACCGAACCGGGCGGCAAGCTCGAAGCCTCTGGCTCGTTCAACAGCATGGTCAGTCATCGCGTCCGCGTTGAATCCGCCGGCGATGTAACCAAGGAACTGATTGGCTGGTTGAAAAAGGCTTACGAAGCAGCTTAG
- a CDS encoding iron-molybdenum cofactor biosynthesis protein has translation MKIAVASDDGLSISTHFGRSAGFVIFVAEDGEIVKSDYRSNTSGHHHEGECNHEQGHEQAHGQHSHDGFLSSLDGCDVIICRGMGRRAIVDLKANGIAVAITSEPVDVATAAKLYAQGKLPSSDESVCCKH, from the coding sequence ATGAAGATAGCGGTAGCATCCGACGACGGACTTTCGATTTCGACTCACTTCGGCAGGAGCGCAGGTTTTGTGATCTTCGTAGCGGAGGACGGCGAGATCGTGAAGTCGGATTATCGATCAAACACATCGGGACATCATCACGAAGGCGAGTGCAATCACGAACAAGGTCACGAACAGGCTCACGGACAACACAGCCACGATGGTTTTCTTAGTTCGCTGGACGGCTGCGATGTAATCATCTGCCGAGGCATGGGACGTCGAGCGATTGTCGATTTGAAGGCGAACGGGATTGCGGTTGCGATCACCTCGGAGCCGGTCGATGTCGCGACGGCAGCTAAACTCTATGCACAAGGCAAGTTACCATCGTCCGACGAATCGGTGTGTTGTAAGCACTAA
- a CDS encoding TerC family protein, whose product MGTLFPFSEYWWFYLAFTGFVLVLLALDLGVFHRKAHAVSNKEAVTWSIIWIALALLFNFLFYKYSAYAFADNPRLTAIPGFDVEQAARAVGLEFLTGFIVEKSLAVDNIFVFVLIFNYLAIPLAYQHRVLFYGIIGALIFRAIFIAMGSVLLEYHIVVYIFGAFLILTGIKMMFTPDKGIEPDKNPLVRLLRRFFPITPTVEGERFFLKRDLRWYATPLMVALVLVEFSDIIFAVDSVPAIFAITKEPLIVFTSNVFAILGLRALYFLLANIVNRFHLLKYGLALVLIFVGLKMVWLNNEFDGKFPITWSLGIIVGIIAISVILSWKYPKKETAR is encoded by the coding sequence TTGGGAACACTCTTTCCGTTTTCTGAATACTGGTGGTTTTACCTTGCCTTCACTGGCTTTGTGCTGGTGTTGTTGGCGCTTGATCTCGGCGTATTTCACCGCAAGGCGCATGCCGTTTCGAACAAAGAGGCAGTGACCTGGAGCATTATCTGGATCGCGTTAGCGCTGCTCTTCAATTTCCTGTTTTACAAGTACTCAGCTTATGCATTTGCCGATAATCCGCGCCTAACTGCAATTCCCGGATTCGATGTCGAACAAGCGGCACGCGCTGTCGGTCTCGAGTTCCTGACCGGATTCATTGTCGAGAAATCGCTGGCCGTCGACAATATTTTCGTTTTCGTGTTGATCTTCAACTACCTTGCCATCCCCTTGGCATATCAGCATCGCGTTCTATTCTATGGAATCATTGGGGCGTTAATATTCCGTGCGATCTTCATTGCCATGGGTTCCGTTCTGCTTGAGTACCACATTGTGGTCTACATCTTTGGTGCGTTCCTGATCCTCACCGGCATCAAGATGATGTTCACTCCCGATAAAGGAATAGAGCCTGATAAGAATCCCCTGGTGCGATTACTGCGCCGATTCTTTCCGATTACGCCGACCGTTGAGGGCGAGCGGTTCTTTCTCAAGAGAGACCTGCGCTGGTACGCCACGCCATTAATGGTGGCGTTGGTGCTGGTTGAGTTTTCCGACATCATTTTCGCTGTAGATTCAGTCCCGGCAATTTTCGCCATCACCAAGGAACCACTGATAGTCTTCACATCCAATGTTTTTGCCATTCTCGGACTGCGCGCGCTCTATTTCCTGTTGGCGAACATTGTCAATCGATTCCACTTGCTCAAGTACGGACTGGCATTGGTGCTTATCTTTGTTGGTCTCAAAATGGTGTGGCTCAACAATGAATTCGACGGCAAATTCCCGATTACATGGTCGTTGGGAATCATTGTCGGGATTATAGCGATTTCAGTGATCTTATCCTGGAAGTACCCCAAGAAAGAAACCGCTCGCTAA
- a CDS encoding T9SS type A sorting domain-containing protein produces the protein MRRITQTALFALLTVCHVFAAEWTRVGDLPAAEFLSVSVNGNTLYAGGPGTLYSKADCGAEWVNSSPVNENADNVAASIVIGDRIYAGVWNEGVFESTDNGVTWTPRNSGLGGGGGRFPMDFAVRGDSLYVATDGEAVFVMDLHGPAVWSTYRNGLDFGVQWNVRCLENIDGVLVAGAGANGTVSTREGTQTEWQTKEFSQFDGQVLSMLDLQTSGGKVYGVSNDGLYVSSDSGKTWEQTLAGVGLISEGGVCGDDSRIFAMACKPGLFTRIYQRIQGNWVTVEDIPQTSSYAIAIYCNRLYLARADGLWYRELDQTDVPDDDPVLPNPASLEQNFPNPFNPTTSIRFVVNQPSIVKITVFNILGQEVEVLLDEFRSIGAHSVEWNGINSDSKSMPAGVYFYRLQIGSYSETRKMVLLK, from the coding sequence ATGAGACGGATTACACAAACTGCGCTCTTTGCGTTACTTACTGTCTGCCATGTATTTGCTGCTGAGTGGACTCGAGTTGGCGATCTTCCCGCTGCTGAGTTCCTCTCCGTTTCTGTCAATGGCAACACCCTATATGCTGGTGGTCCCGGCACGCTCTATTCCAAAGCCGACTGCGGAGCCGAATGGGTCAACTCATCGCCAGTTAACGAAAATGCCGATAACGTCGCCGCTTCGATAGTAATCGGCGATCGCATCTATGCCGGGGTCTGGAACGAAGGCGTTTTCGAATCAACCGACAATGGCGTAACTTGGACCCCGCGCAATTCCGGCCTCGGCGGTGGCGGCGGCAGATTCCCCATGGACTTTGCTGTTCGTGGCGACAGTCTATATGTCGCCACCGATGGCGAAGCTGTATTCGTGATGGACCTTCACGGACCCGCAGTCTGGTCGACCTATCGCAACGGACTTGATTTCGGAGTCCAGTGGAATGTCCGATGCCTTGAGAACATCGACGGCGTTCTGGTCGCCGGTGCTGGCGCGAATGGAACAGTCTCAACCAGAGAAGGCACACAAACCGAATGGCAGACGAAAGAATTCTCACAATTTGACGGACAGGTTCTCTCGATGCTGGATTTGCAGACCTCAGGCGGCAAGGTCTACGGCGTCTCCAATGATGGACTTTACGTCAGTTCCGACAGCGGCAAAACCTGGGAGCAAACTTTGGCGGGTGTCGGTCTGATTTCCGAGGGCGGAGTCTGCGGCGACGATTCGAGAATATTCGCGATGGCCTGCAAACCGGGACTGTTCACGCGAATCTACCAGAGAATTCAGGGTAATTGGGTAACGGTCGAAGATATCCCTCAGACCAGTTCCTACGCCATCGCCATCTACTGCAATCGGCTGTATCTTGCCCGCGCCGATGGCCTGTGGTATCGCGAGTTGGACCAGACCGACGTTCCCGATGACGACCCGGTACTGCCTAATCCGGCGAGCCTCGAACAGAATTTCCCGAATCCCTTCAATCCCACTACATCGATCCGCTTCGTAGTCAACCAGCCTTCCATCGTCAAGATCACTGTCTTCAACATTCTCGGGCAGGAAGTGGAAGTCCTCCTCGACGAATTCCGATCAATTGGCGCCCACAGCGTCGAATGGAACGGCATAAACTCCGACAGTAAATCAATGCCGGCCGGTGTCTATTTCTATCGCCTGCAAATAGGATCGTACTCCGAAACTCGCAAGATGGTCTTGCTGAAGTAA
- a CDS encoding DinB family protein: MSISASMLPEFDHEMATTRKTLERFVDAKADWKPHAKSFSMGELAGHLAMIPGWAVPTLESDSFDFAPNGVPIKMETPKTREEMLKTFDDNVAKARAALVKTSDAAFMEPWTLKANETVYFTQPKAGVMRGFVMNHMIHHRAQLGVYLRLNDLPHPSMYGPSADESM, translated from the coding sequence ATGTCAATAAGCGCTTCAATGTTACCGGAATTTGATCACGAAATGGCAACCACCCGCAAGACGCTTGAGCGGTTCGTGGATGCCAAGGCTGACTGGAAGCCGCATGCGAAGTCATTCAGCATGGGAGAGTTGGCTGGTCATTTGGCGATGATACCGGGTTGGGCTGTGCCGACTCTGGAATCGGATTCGTTTGATTTTGCACCGAACGGAGTGCCAATCAAGATGGAAACGCCGAAAACCCGCGAGGAGATGCTCAAGACATTCGACGACAATGTCGCTAAGGCGCGTGCGGCGCTTGTCAAGACGAGCGATGCGGCATTCATGGAGCCGTGGACGTTGAAGGCGAACGAAACGGTATACTTCACACAGCCGAAGGCCGGTGTGATGCGGGGCTTCGTCATGAATCACATGATTCATCATCGCGCGCAGTTGGGAGTTTATCTTCGTTTGAATGATCTGCCGCACCCGTCGATGTACGGACCGTCGGCAGATGAGTCGATGTAG
- a CDS encoding peroxiredoxin, translating into MEQATRLPLIGEKAPAFKAETTQGHINFPEDFKGKWVVFFSHPADFTPVCTTEFMTFAAMQPQFEELNCKLLGLSIDSTYSHIAWLRTIKEKIEYKGMKNIEVMFPVISDLTMDVSRAFGMLQPAASTTQAVRAVFIMDTEATVRAILYYPLSNGRNMEEILRLVKAMQLSDKHKVATPANWQPGDEVIVPPPGSCGIAKDRMESQDPDVRCLDWFMCLKKCPK; encoded by the coding sequence ATGGAACAAGCGACGAGACTTCCGCTAATTGGCGAGAAAGCGCCAGCATTTAAAGCAGAGACGACGCAGGGACATATCAATTTCCCAGAGGACTTCAAGGGAAAATGGGTAGTGTTCTTCTCGCATCCAGCCGACTTCACGCCGGTATGCACGACCGAGTTCATGACATTCGCCGCAATGCAGCCGCAATTTGAAGAGCTGAATTGCAAGCTGTTGGGTTTGTCGATTGACAGTACGTACAGTCACATCGCGTGGCTGCGGACAATCAAAGAGAAGATCGAATACAAGGGCATGAAGAACATAGAAGTGATGTTCCCGGTAATCAGCGATTTGACGATGGATGTCTCGCGCGCCTTTGGAATGCTTCAGCCGGCGGCGAGTACGACTCAAGCGGTGAGAGCGGTCTTCATCATGGATACCGAGGCAACCGTGAGAGCGATTCTTTACTACCCGCTCAGCAATGGCCGGAATATGGAAGAGATACTTCGGCTCGTGAAGGCGATGCAGCTTTCGGACAAGCATAAAGTAGCCACACCTGCCAACTGGCAGCCGGGCGATGAAGTGATTGTTCCCCCACCGGGTTCGTGCGGCATTGCCAAGGACCGGATGGAATCGCAGGATCCGGATGTCCGTTGTCTTGACTGGTTCATGTGCTTGAAGAAATGCCCGAAGTAA
- a CDS encoding isoprenylcysteine carboxylmethyltransferase family protein, whose protein sequence is MGRVATLVYGVIAYLVFFFAFLYAIGFVGGMVVPKSIDSGEPTSMMTAILINALLLGLFAVQHSIMARPWFKTIWTKIIPAAAERSTYVLLASLILLLIYWQWRPLPQTVWQVQNEVVTMILHALFWLGWGIVLISTFIINHFDLFGLRHVWLNWRGEPYTYLPFKVTAFYRVVRHPIMLGFIVAFWAAPTMSQGRLLFAIATSAYILVALQFEERDLVHYHGERYAAYKSKVPMIVPLPKLAEKQLPDVATERE, encoded by the coding sequence CTGGGAAGAGTGGCGACTTTGGTGTATGGCGTCATCGCCTATCTGGTCTTCTTCTTTGCGTTCCTTTATGCCATCGGATTTGTCGGCGGCATGGTCGTGCCGAAGTCGATTGACTCGGGTGAGCCGACTTCGATGATGACGGCGATTCTAATCAATGCGTTGCTGCTTGGCCTGTTTGCGGTCCAACACAGCATCATGGCGCGGCCGTGGTTCAAGACCATCTGGACGAAGATCATCCCTGCTGCTGCGGAACGCAGCACGTATGTGCTGCTTGCCAGCCTGATACTGCTGTTGATTTATTGGCAGTGGCGTCCCCTGCCGCAGACGGTTTGGCAGGTTCAGAACGAAGTCGTGACGATGATACTTCACGCGTTGTTCTGGCTGGGCTGGGGGATTGTGCTGATCTCGACGTTTATCATCAATCATTTTGATCTCTTTGGACTGCGCCATGTGTGGTTGAATTGGCGCGGCGAGCCATATACGTATCTGCCGTTCAAAGTCACGGCGTTCTATCGCGTGGTGAGGCATCCAATTATGCTGGGATTCATCGTCGCGTTCTGGGCGGCGCCGACTATGAGCCAGGGGCGTCTGTTGTTCGCGATTGCGACGTCGGCGTACATACTGGTGGCTCTGCAATTTGAAGAGCGCGATCTCGTTCATTATCACGGCGAACGTTATGCGGCCTATAAGAGCAAGGTACCGATGATTGTGCCGTTGCCGAAGCTGGCAGAGAAGCAATTGCCGGATGTGGCGACGGAACGGGAATAA